A stretch of DNA from Candidatus Eisenbacteria bacterium:
TGCGCGGAACCATCCGTGACCACGGCACGCTGCAGCGCCGCGCGTTCGTGCGGTTCTTCGCCTGCCAGGAGGACCTGTCGCTCGAATCGCCCGATGCTCCCCTCCCTGAGGCGGTTACGAGCGGAGCCGAGCCCTTTCTGGTGATCGGGGCCATGGCGGGCGGCTGAGTTTCACGCCGCGCTCCCAGCGAATCCCGCCCCGGCGTGTGACGGCAGCCAGCGCGCCGCGTTCCCGGTAGTGAAGCTCACCCCACTGCCCGGAGGATTCCATGCGCCTGTCATCCTCGTCGCGCTTCGCCAGACCGTCGGTACCGTCATGGAAATGGATGCGGGTGCCGAGGGCCGCGCTGACATTGCTCGGTGTGTCCCTCCTGCTGCCGGTCCTCGCGGCCGCCGGCTCCCCCGACGCCGCGCGCCTCGACGCGTTCCTGAACGGATTCTCGTCACGGACGACGCCGGCGCCCGACGGCCGCAGCGTTGTGCTCTCGCAGCCGAACACGCCCCAGGTCACGGCGTTCGCCCACACCCTGGTGTCCGGCTGGCCGCGCGAGTCGAACGTTGCGCTGCGACGGTTCGGGCTGCGCGTGTGCACCGCCGGCGACGTGAACGGCGACGGCTGGAGTGACGTGCTCACCTACGGCGGCAAGGATGTCCTGCCGGCCGACGGTCAGCTCGCGCTCTACCTCGGCACCGGATCCGGCACCTCGACGACTCCGATCTGGGTGCGAACCGGCATTCCGATCAATCTGGAAATCGCGCCAGCCGGCGACGTGAACAACGACGGGCTCGCCGACATCGTGATCGGTCAGCCGACCGCACTCAGCGGTTCGATCCAGATCATGTATGGCCGTGGCTGGGGCCTCGATACCGTGAACATCACGGTGGTGGCGCGTTCGATCAACGGCTTCGGCGGTGCGGTGGCACCCGCCGGCGACGTCAATGGTGACGGCTTCGACGACGTGATCGTC
This window harbors:
- a CDS encoding MoaD/ThiS family protein is translated as MIRIVLPAHLRTLARVDGEVRLELAGPVTQRAVLDALELRFPVLRGTIRDHGTLQRRAFVRFFACQEDLSLESPDAPLPEAVTSGAEPFLVIGAMAGG